A window of the Paenibacillus woosongensis genome harbors these coding sequences:
- a CDS encoding MBOAT family O-acyltransferase, whose translation MIYTDWIYWLFVLVAVVTYHIMPHRIRPWVLFAAGVTFYYYYAGSYLFLLLAEVIIAILIVKAAAKWSKRWIYPAAIIGVILVLGYFKYTNMLLDTLNDLFAFMQQPFFPKAEQIVLPLGISYFTFELIHYLVERKRGNLPDHRPEGLLSFIFFFPTMVAGPIKQFQVFYPQIKAKFHIDHILIGITRIGFGMFKKLVLAGTIDLLAQPVYSKAGIAGADTGTLWISLIAYTFVIYFDFSGYSDIAIGTARLFGIVIPENFRFPYLARSIAEFWNRWHISLGSWLTRYVYFPLGGSRVPAPRVYLNLMATMTVSGLWHGAAWNFVVWGMFHGVMLCIHRFHVKQIKPKIKPVPKWLKPGTTVIAILITFFGVTISRVFFILPIVDGWDLMLRLLGLR comes from the coding sequence ATGATTTATACGGACTGGATATACTGGCTGTTCGTGCTCGTGGCTGTCGTCACGTATCACATTATGCCGCATCGAATCAGACCCTGGGTGCTGTTCGCCGCAGGCGTCACCTTTTATTATTACTACGCAGGCTCCTACCTGTTCCTGCTGCTGGCGGAGGTCATCATTGCGATCCTCATCGTCAAGGCCGCAGCCAAATGGAGTAAACGCTGGATTTACCCCGCTGCGATCATCGGGGTCATTCTCGTGCTCGGCTACTTCAAATATACGAATATGCTGCTGGATACGCTGAACGACCTGTTCGCATTCATGCAGCAGCCCTTTTTTCCGAAGGCCGAACAAATCGTTCTCCCCTTAGGAATATCATATTTCACGTTTGAGCTCATTCACTACCTGGTGGAACGCAAACGCGGAAATTTGCCGGATCACAGACCGGAAGGATTGCTGTCGTTTATCTTCTTTTTCCCGACGATGGTAGCCGGGCCAATCAAGCAATTCCAGGTGTTCTATCCGCAGATTAAAGCGAAGTTCCATATCGACCATATCCTGATCGGGATCACTCGAATCGGGTTCGGTATGTTCAAGAAGCTGGTACTGGCCGGAACGATTGATTTGCTCGCCCAGCCGGTATACTCTAAAGCCGGAATTGCCGGCGCGGATACCGGAACACTATGGATTTCGCTGATCGCCTATACGTTTGTCATTTATTTTGACTTCTCGGGTTATTCAGACATTGCGATCGGTACGGCACGGCTGTTCGGTATCGTCATTCCGGAGAACTTCCGGTTTCCATACCTGGCCCGCAGCATCGCCGAGTTCTGGAACCGGTGGCATATCTCGCTCGGCTCCTGGCTCACGCGTTATGTGTATTTCCCGCTCGGGGGCAGCCGCGTGCCTGCGCCAAGAGTCTATCTGAACCTGATGGCCACGATGACCGTGTCGGGGCTCTGGCACGGGGCCGCCTGGAATTTCGTCGTCTGGGGAATGTTCCACGGCGTTATGCTGTGCATCCATCGCTTCCATGTGAAGCAAATCAAGCCCAAAATAAAGCCCGTTCCGAAGTGGCTGAAGCCGGGAACAACGGTAATCGCCATTCTGATCACCTTCTTTGGCGTAACGATCAGCCGGGTATTCTTCATACTGCCGATCGTCGACGGATGGGATCTCATGCTTCGCTTGCTGGGCTTACGCTAA
- a CDS encoding protein-glutamine gamma-glutamyltransferase, which produces MIITFNMRAGRLDQLASSELYRSIIAQKRQTQAVYTYRSPEALDFELAMRGAIVQAARDFHAGGAQFATFKNSRANESFWTRMPNGGLRLREEVLPSDAIRDIFNNGGRYAMECATAMVVILYKGVLDTIGDKAFNRHFNQLVLYDWQYDSDLQLTRTPQAAAGDVVYFENPDFNPETPEWQGENAILLDDHLYFGHGLGIKSADAIINALNGRRKSGSSTSAYLSDLVVHPDFEYIRRLQERA; this is translated from the coding sequence GTGATTATTACGTTCAATATGAGGGCTGGCCGGCTCGACCAGCTTGCATCGTCAGAATTATATCGGAGCATTATTGCCCAGAAGAGACAGACTCAGGCCGTTTATACGTACCGCTCGCCAGAGGCGCTGGATTTCGAACTGGCGATGAGAGGAGCGATCGTTCAGGCCGCCAGGGATTTTCACGCGGGAGGAGCCCAATTCGCAACCTTCAAAAATTCAAGGGCCAATGAGAGCTTTTGGACCCGCATGCCTAATGGAGGCCTTCGGCTTAGGGAGGAAGTGCTGCCATCGGACGCAATCAGAGACATCTTCAATAATGGCGGGAGGTATGCCATGGAGTGCGCGACGGCCATGGTGGTCATCCTCTATAAAGGGGTGTTGGATACGATTGGCGATAAAGCCTTCAATCGTCATTTTAATCAACTGGTGCTCTATGATTGGCAGTATGACAGCGACCTTCAGTTGACCCGTACTCCGCAGGCAGCAGCCGGAGACGTCGTCTATTTCGAGAACCCGGATTTCAATCCGGAAACTCCGGAATGGCAGGGAGAGAACGCTATATTATTGGATGATCATCTGTACTTCGGCCATGGGCTGGGCATTAAATCGGCTGACGCCATCATCAATGCACTAAATGGGAGGAGAAAGTCTGGAAGCTCGACCTCTGCCTATCTGTCGGATTTGGTCGTGCATCCGGATTTTGAATATATCCGGCGGCTTCAGGAACGGGCGTAG
- a CDS encoding TM2 domain-containing protein, which translates to MEKSDKSFVAALLLAFFLGSLGVHRFYVGKVGTGIIMLLTLGGLGIWTLIDFILIAVGSFKDSDGRTIKA; encoded by the coding sequence GTGGAAAAAAGTGACAAATCATTTGTAGCTGCACTACTGCTGGCATTCTTTCTGGGCTCTCTAGGAGTTCATCGTTTCTATGTAGGCAAGGTGGGAACAGGAATCATCATGCTGCTTACTTTGGGCGGGCTCGGAATTTGGACATTAATCGACTTTATTCTTATCGCTGTAGGCAGCTTCAAAGACAGCGACGGCAGAACGATCAAGGCCTAG
- a CDS encoding aldo/keto reductase — translation MKYRRLGKTELNVSVIGIGTWQFGGEWGMQFHQDEVDAILDKGQECGINLIDTAECYGDHLSEAFIGDYISRRKREDWVIATKFGHHFHERFTRTDVFDAEDVLKQLDASLKALKTDYIDLYQFHSGPDAVFDNDQLWTMLDKQVQAGKIRHLGTSIGSNDNLHQTDASSQVNSKVIQVVYNRLDRVPEKRVFPSCERQDLGVLARVPLASGFLSGKYKPGAQFDATDVRHRKDAEDVRRKLEEVERIQREEVPAGVDMAQWALAWCLKNPVVSAVIPGCKNPEQVASNANAADLVE, via the coding sequence TTGAAATATCGGAGACTAGGCAAAACGGAATTGAACGTATCCGTCATCGGCATCGGAACATGGCAGTTTGGCGGTGAGTGGGGAATGCAGTTCCATCAGGATGAGGTCGATGCCATCCTCGATAAAGGCCAGGAATGCGGCATCAATCTTATCGATACAGCAGAATGCTATGGCGACCATCTCTCGGAGGCGTTCATCGGCGATTATATCAGCCGGCGCAAGCGGGAGGACTGGGTTATCGCGACGAAGTTCGGCCATCACTTCCATGAGCGGTTTACCCGCACAGATGTATTTGACGCCGAGGATGTGCTGAAGCAGTTGGATGCTTCGCTTAAAGCGCTGAAAACGGATTATATCGATTTATACCAGTTCCACTCGGGGCCGGATGCTGTATTCGATAACGATCAACTGTGGACGATGCTGGACAAGCAGGTTCAAGCCGGCAAAATACGTCACCTGGGTACCTCGATCGGGAGCAATGACAATCTGCACCAGACCGATGCCTCAAGCCAGGTGAATTCCAAGGTAATCCAGGTTGTGTATAACCGTCTGGACCGAGTGCCGGAGAAGCGCGTCTTTCCATCCTGTGAACGTCAGGATCTCGGGGTGCTGGCTCGCGTTCCGCTGGCCAGCGGCTTCTTGAGCGGCAAGTATAAGCCTGGCGCCCAATTCGATGCAACAGATGTGCGGCATCGTAAGGATGCCGAGGACGTTCGCCGCAAGCTGGAGGAGGTTGAGCGGATTCAACGGGAGGAAGTTCCGGCCGGTGTAGACATGGCGCAATGGGCATTGGCCTGGTGCCTCAAGAACCCGGTCGTAAGCGCGGTCATTCCCGGCTGTAAAAACCCCGAACAAGTGGCATCCAATGCGAATGCAGCCGATTTGGTAGAATAA
- the fabF gene encoding beta-ketoacyl-ACP synthase II, with protein sequence MERVAITGLGVISPLGNQVELFWNRLIHGESGISHIDTFDTSRHKTKIAGLVRGFDAEALFGRKEARRMDRFCQFALAAADQAIADAGLDLEQIDRERMGVYVGSGTGGIDTLLEQSRLLQERGPERISPVLVPMMISNMAAAMISIKYGAAGPTLSPVTACSIGNTSIGEAYRLIASGGADLVIAGGTEAAITDISVASFGNATALSTRNGEPARASRPFDEDRDGFVMAEGAGILILESFSHAKQRKARIYAEVIGYGATSDAYHIVATHPEGVGAYRAMKLALKEADIAPQDVDVISAHATSTEVGDWSETKAIKKLFGEHAGRIPVTANKSMTGHMLGAASAVEAVALVKSLEQGIIPPTINLDHPDPVCDLDYVPHVARQAKLRIGISNSFGFGGHNAVIVLKGYEQ encoded by the coding sequence ATGGAAAGAGTTGCAATAACGGGACTGGGCGTCATTTCGCCGCTCGGCAATCAGGTGGAGTTGTTCTGGAATCGCCTGATTCATGGGGAATCAGGCATTTCTCATATTGATACTTTTGATACGTCCAGGCATAAGACGAAAATCGCCGGGCTGGTGCGAGGCTTCGATGCCGAAGCGTTGTTTGGCCGCAAGGAAGCACGGCGGATGGACCGCTTCTGCCAATTTGCACTGGCTGCCGCCGATCAGGCCATTGCCGATGCTGGACTCGATTTGGAGCAAATCGACAGAGAACGCATGGGGGTATATGTCGGCTCCGGCACAGGAGGGATCGACACCCTGCTCGAACAGAGCAGGCTGCTGCAGGAACGGGGGCCCGAGCGGATTAGCCCGGTGCTTGTTCCGATGATGATCTCAAATATGGCCGCGGCGATGATCAGCATTAAATACGGCGCCGCCGGACCTACGCTGTCTCCGGTCACCGCCTGCTCGATTGGAAATACGTCAATCGGGGAAGCGTACCGCCTCATCGCTTCAGGCGGTGCTGACCTCGTCATTGCCGGAGGGACGGAGGCGGCAATCACGGACATTTCCGTCGCCAGCTTCGGCAACGCCACCGCGCTCTCAACGCGCAATGGCGAGCCGGCCAGGGCGAGCAGGCCGTTTGATGAAGACCGGGACGGCTTCGTTATGGCGGAAGGCGCCGGCATCCTCATCCTGGAGTCGTTCAGCCATGCCAAGCAGAGGAAAGCCCGGATCTACGCCGAAGTGATCGGCTACGGAGCAACCTCCGATGCCTACCATATCGTCGCAACCCACCCGGAGGGCGTCGGCGCTTATCGGGCGATGAAGCTTGCGCTCAAGGAAGCGGATATCGCGCCTCAGGATGTGGATGTAATTAGCGCCCATGCTACGAGCACCGAGGTTGGCGACTGGTCGGAAACAAAGGCGATCAAGAAGCTGTTCGGGGAGCATGCCGGCCGTATTCCAGTAACAGCCAATAAATCGATGACCGGCCATATGCTTGGTGCGGCTAGCGCCGTCGAAGCCGTGGCCCTCGTCAAATCGCTGGAGCAGGGCATCATTCCGCCTACGATCAATCTGGACCATCCCGACCCGGTTTGCGATCTAGACTATGTGCCTCACGTGGCGCGACAGGCCAAGCTGCGCATTGGAATATCCAATTCCTTCGGATTTGGCGGCCATAACGCGGTCATCGTCTTGAAAGGCTATGAGCAATAG
- a CDS encoding helix-turn-helix transcriptional regulator: protein MKQETRLQELSAFLKTHRAKIVPQMVGLPAGTRRRTPGLRREEVAQLAGVSTTWYTWLEQGRDIKVSASVLDNIAAALQLTRDERNYLYALAMDTGGGPVSAGQLPQEGQPEISPSLQKILYELKYCPTIISDRRCQIVGWNEAASHVFLDFEQVPVEQRNMISLLFTRQEFRRLAGNWEQFVRGFLAIFRAYYGQYVEDQWYERFLSEMKAAHPDFNQLWEQSEVSSAPEVILEFRHAKGGKMHFQLTSLQVHGNVDLRCSIYTPAPDTSTEYKLRQLMEKQE from the coding sequence ATGAAGCAGGAGACAAGGCTGCAGGAGCTGTCCGCATTTTTGAAGACGCACCGGGCCAAAATCGTTCCTCAGATGGTCGGGCTTCCGGCAGGGACGCGACGTAGAACGCCCGGTTTGCGCAGGGAGGAGGTTGCCCAGCTTGCCGGCGTCAGCACGACCTGGTATACCTGGCTGGAGCAGGGAAGAGATATTAAGGTTTCCGCTTCCGTGCTGGATAACATTGCGGCCGCTCTGCAGTTGACCCGGGATGAACGCAATTACTTATATGCGCTGGCGATGGATACCGGAGGGGGCCCGGTTTCAGCAGGCCAGCTGCCGCAGGAAGGGCAGCCGGAAATAAGTCCCTCTTTGCAGAAGATTTTGTATGAGCTAAAATACTGTCCTACCATTATTTCGGACCGAAGATGCCAGATCGTCGGCTGGAATGAGGCGGCCTCGCATGTGTTCCTTGACTTTGAACAGGTACCGGTGGAGCAGAGGAACATGATCTCCCTGCTGTTCACAAGGCAGGAATTCCGCAGGCTGGCCGGTAATTGGGAGCAGTTTGTGCGGGGATTCCTGGCGATTTTTCGCGCCTATTATGGCCAGTACGTGGAGGATCAATGGTATGAACGCTTCCTGAGCGAGATGAAGGCGGCTCACCCGGACTTTAATCAGCTGTGGGAGCAAAGCGAGGTCAGCTCCGCCCCGGAGGTTATTCTGGAGTTCAGGCATGCCAAAGGGGGCAAAATGCATTTTCAGCTCACATCGCTGCAGGTGCATGGAAACGTGGATTTGCGCTGCAGTATTTACACGCCTGCTCCGGACACTTCTACGGAGTACAAGCTGCGTCAGTTGATGGAGAAGCAGGAATGA
- a CDS encoding LTA synthase family protein: MDRINAWYKSKLVVNGTLLVLKLLLLRTFLFGNIAWGGLPGELLSVLGVLCLVELVTPTKSKGVVFWSLNAVFSFLFFSSALYFAHFGTVPTYAVLSGLNQVPQVRASVGALLRPEQFLFFADFVLAAGWQIVRTVNRRRRGVVHTFFTKQQKSRKWVWNSAVSGLLLMSAVSSVYYVLEGKQIDNELVRAEKIGLLNYQVVAAVNNRAEDRMIAEGNIEQTRANIAKLQSSYPYRTKADAAAAPDYFGIAQGMNLIVIQMESFQNFPIHLKLDNGAEITPVLNKLAEEGIYFPHVYQQIGQGNTSDAEFMFNTSIYPTAAVAMSTGYGNRELPSLPRLLQERGYLANTFHINKVTFWDRNKLYPALHFNQYYDKPAFNNDHFNDYGASDEEMYRVGVEKLADLHARNKPFYAQFVTTSSHSPFIVPESFQQIELPDKLKGTNLGNYINAVHYTDYAIGQLMGQLKEADLWDSTMLVFYGDHFGLQPHETSKEEIAANLGIPYDDTVSRFNIPLIIHVPGKELGIVEERAGGQVDMLPTVANLLGVSLDEEGFTALGQDLLNIDRNVFGVRYYLPTGSFFNDEIMFTPGQGFEDGQAVSIKTLEPVADFTRYRQDYEYVISLMKLSDEYVKLLPKRR, encoded by the coding sequence ATGGATCGAATCAACGCATGGTACAAATCGAAGCTGGTCGTGAACGGGACGCTGCTCGTTCTCAAGCTGCTGCTGCTGCGGACGTTCTTGTTCGGCAATATCGCCTGGGGCGGCCTGCCGGGGGAATTGTTGTCCGTACTGGGGGTGTTATGCCTTGTAGAATTGGTGACGCCGACCAAAAGTAAAGGAGTTGTATTTTGGAGCCTCAATGCGGTATTTTCATTCCTGTTCTTCTCATCGGCTCTCTATTTTGCCCATTTCGGAACGGTGCCGACGTACGCCGTCTTAAGCGGGTTAAACCAGGTTCCCCAAGTGCGGGCCAGCGTTGGCGCGCTGCTGCGGCCAGAACAGTTTCTGTTCTTTGCGGACTTTGTGCTTGCCGCAGGCTGGCAGATCGTCCGAACGGTCAACCGTCGCCGAAGAGGCGTGGTGCACACGTTCTTCACTAAGCAGCAAAAGAGCCGGAAATGGGTATGGAATTCAGCCGTGTCCGGGCTGCTGCTAATGAGCGCAGTCTCTTCTGTATACTATGTGCTCGAGGGCAAGCAGATCGACAATGAGCTCGTCCGGGCAGAGAAGATTGGACTCCTGAACTATCAGGTTGTTGCTGCGGTCAATAATCGGGCAGAGGACCGGATGATCGCAGAGGGAAACATCGAACAGACGCGGGCCAACATCGCCAAGCTGCAGAGCAGCTACCCTTACCGAACCAAGGCGGATGCCGCTGCAGCTCCAGATTATTTTGGGATCGCTCAAGGGATGAACCTGATCGTGATCCAGATGGAATCTTTTCAAAATTTCCCGATCCACTTAAAGCTGGATAACGGGGCTGAGATTACGCCGGTATTAAATAAACTGGCCGAAGAGGGCATTTATTTTCCGCATGTATATCAGCAGATCGGACAGGGAAATACGTCGGATGCCGAATTTATGTTCAATACCTCCATCTATCCGACTGCAGCGGTGGCGATGTCTACCGGCTATGGCAACCGCGAGCTGCCAAGCCTGCCTAGACTGCTGCAGGAGCGGGGGTATTTGGCCAATACGTTCCATATCAACAAGGTCACGTTCTGGGATCGAAACAAGCTGTACCCAGCGCTTCATTTTAACCAATATTACGACAAGCCTGCCTTCAATAACGATCACTTCAACGACTACGGGGCATCGGATGAGGAAATGTACCGGGTCGGCGTGGAGAAGCTGGCGGATCTTCATGCAAGGAATAAGCCGTTCTATGCCCAGTTCGTAACGACCTCGAGCCATTCGCCATTTATCGTGCCGGAATCGTTCCAGCAAATCGAGCTGCCGGACAAGCTTAAGGGGACGAATTTGGGGAACTACATCAATGCCGTTCATTATACAGATTACGCCATCGGCCAACTGATGGGGCAGTTGAAGGAAGCTGATTTATGGGACAGCACGATGCTCGTGTTCTACGGCGACCATTTCGGCCTTCAGCCTCATGAGACGAGCAAGGAGGAGATCGCGGCAAACCTGGGCATTCCTTATGATGATACGGTCAGCCGGTTCAACATTCCTCTGATCATCCATGTGCCCGGCAAGGAGCTCGGCATTGTGGAGGAGCGGGCGGGGGGGCAGGTCGACATGCTGCCGACCGTTGCCAATTTGCTGGGGGTCTCCCTGGACGAGGAAGGTTTTACCGCTTTAGGCCAGGATTTGCTGAACATTGACCGCAATGTGTTTGGCGTACGTTACTATTTGCCGACGGGCTCTTTTTTCAACGATGAAATTATGTTTACTCCCGGACAAGGCTTCGAGGACGGACAAGCCGTATCGATCAAAACGCTGGAGCCGGTTGCGGATTTCACCCGGTATCGCCAGGATTATGAGTACGTG